The proteins below come from a single Micropterus dolomieu isolate WLL.071019.BEF.003 ecotype Adirondacks linkage group LG05, ASM2129224v1, whole genome shotgun sequence genomic window:
- the LOC123970820 gene encoding tyrosine-protein kinase ZAP-70 isoform X3 produces the protein MEQAIISQAPQLEKLIATTAHEKMPWYHGKIPRSEGERRLYSGAQPDGKFLLRDRDASGSYALSMMYGKSVYHYQILQDKSGKYLMPEGTKFDTIWQLVEYLKMKPDGLVTVLREACVNGKAAEKTPSLPAPRPSGTHRYTPPPQAVAGASKQTVVPADRDVLPMDCSGFNPYHNPNEVRRFNIKREQLMIDEVELGSGNFGCVKKGVLKSESGHIDVAIKVLKSDNEKLVKEEMMREAEIMHQLSNPFIVRMLGLCNAENLMLVMEMASAGPLNKFLSSNKDTVTVEMIVNLMHQVSMGMKYLEEKNFVHRDLAARNVLLVNQRFAKISDFGLSKALGADDNYYKARTAGKWPLKWYAPECINFHKFSSKSDVWSFGITMWEAFSYGGKPYKKMKGPDVIRFIDAGNRMECPPACPERMYTVMKECWTYKHEERPDFKKVEESMRAYHYSLSNKAKPEGAAAAAEPVE, from the exons ATGGAGCAGGCCATCATCAGTCAAGCTCCTCAGCTGGAGAAACTGATCGCCACGACAGCCCATGAGAAGATGCCTTGGTATCATGGTAAAATCCCCCGCAGCGAAGGTGAGAGGAGGCTTTACTCTGGAGCCCAACCTGATGGAAAGTTTCT cCTTAGAGACAGAGATGCGTCGGGTTCTTATGCTCTCTCCATGATGTATGGGAAATCAGTGTACCACTATCAGATCCTCCAGGACAAATCGGGGAAATACTTAATGCCAGAGGGAACAAAGTTTGACACCATCTGGCAG CTGGTTGAGTACCTAAAGATGAAACCTGATGGCCTGGTGACTGTTCTCCGGGAAGCGTGTGTTAATGGCAAAGCTGCTGAAA AGACACCAAGTCTTCCTGCACCA AGGCCGAGTggcacacacagatacacaccgCCACCCCAAG CAGTTGCAGGGGCCTCGAAGCAAACCGTCGTGCCTGCAGACCGTGATGTTCTACCAATGGACTGCAGCGGATTTAACCCATACCACAATCCGAATGAAGTGAGGAGGTTTAACATCAAGAGGGAGCAGCTAATGATAGATGAAGTGGAGCTTGGCTCTGGAAACTTCGGCTGCGTCAAGAAAGGAGTCCTTAAGTCTGAATC gGGCCACATCGATGTGGCCATCAAAGTGCTTAAGAGTGACAATGAAAAGCTGGTGAAGGAGGAGATGATGAGGGAGGCAGAGATCATGCACCAGCTGAGCAACCCCTTCATCGTTCGCATGCTGGGTCTGTGCAACGCTGAGAACCTGATGCTAGTCATGGAGATGGCCTCTGCCGGACCTCTCAACAAATTTCTCTCATCCAATAA GGATACTgtaactgtggagatgattgtcAACCTGATGCACCAGGTGTCAATGGGAATGAAGTATCTGGAGGAGAAGAACTTTGTCCACAGAGACTTAGCAGCTCGCAACGTCCTGCTGGTTAACCAACGGTTCGCCAAAATCAGTGACTTTGGGCTCTCCAAGGCCCTGGGAGCAGATGACAACTATTACAAG GCTCGTACTGCAGGTAAATGGCCACTGAAGTGGTACGCTCCAGAATGTATTAACTTTCACAAATTCTCCAGTAAAAGTGATGTGTGGAGTTTTGGTATCACCATGTGGGAGGCCTTTTCGTATGGAGGGAAACCTTACAAG AAAATGAAAGGACCAGATGTGATACGCTTCATTGATGCTGGGAACCGTATGGAGTGTCCACCAGCGTGTCCAGAGCGAATGTATACAGTGATGAAAGAATGCTGGACGTACAA GCATGAGGAGCGTCCTGACTTCAAGAAGGTCGAGGAGTCCATGAGGGCTTACCATTACTCCTTATCGAACAAGGCCAAGCCTGAGGGAGCTGCAGCCGCTGCTGAGCCTGTCGAGTAG
- the LOC123970820 gene encoding tyrosine-protein kinase ZAP-70 isoform X2: MSIDPAAELPFYYGSISRSDAEQHLKLAGMADGLFLLRQCFRSLGGYVLSIVWNLEFHHYTIEKLLNGTYCIAGGKPHCGPAELCEFYSKDPDGLVCNLRKPCLRSPDTLIRPGVFDSLRENMLREYVKQTWNLEGEAMEQAIISQAPQLEKLIATTAHEKMPWYHGKIPRSEGERRLYSGAQPDGKFLLRDRDASGSYALSMMYGKSVYHYQILQDKSGKYLMPEGTKFDTIWQLVEYLKMKPDGLVTVLREACVNGKAAEKTPSLPAPRPSGTHRYTPPPQVAGASKQTVVPADRDVLPMDCSGFNPYHNPNEVRRFNIKREQLMIDEVELGSGNFGCVKKGVLKSESGHIDVAIKVLKSDNEKLVKEEMMREAEIMHQLSNPFIVRMLGLCNAENLMLVMEMASAGPLNKFLSSNKDTVTVEMIVNLMHQVSMGMKYLEEKNFVHRDLAARNVLLVNQRFAKISDFGLSKALGADDNYYKARTAGKWPLKWYAPECINFHKFSSKSDVWSFGITMWEAFSYGGKPYKKMKGPDVIRFIDAGNRMECPPACPERMYTVMKECWTYKHEERPDFKKVEESMRAYHYSLSNKAKPEGAAAAAEPVE; the protein is encoded by the exons ATGTCCATTGACCCTGCGGCCGAGCTGCCTTTTTACTACGGCAGCATCAGTCGCTCAGATGCCGAGCAGCATCTGAAGCTGGCTGGGATGGCTGACGGGCTCTTCTTGCTGCGTCAGTGTTTCCGCAGTCTGGGAGGCTACGTCCTGTCCATTGTGTGGAACCTGGAGTTCCACCATTACACCATAGAAAAGCTGCTCAATGGGACTTACTGCATAGCAGGAGGGAAGCCTCACTGTGGGCCTGCAGAGCTCTGTGAGTTTTACAGCAAAGACCCTGATGGGCTGGTGTGCAACCTGAGGAAGCCCTGTCTGCGCTCCCCAGACACACTGATACGACCTGGCGTGTTCGACAGCCTGAGAGAAAACATGCTGAGGGAGTATGTGAAGCAAACCTGGAACCTGGAG GGAGAAGCCATGGAGCAGGCCATCATCAGTCAAGCTCCTCAGCTGGAGAAACTGATCGCCACGACAGCCCATGAGAAGATGCCTTGGTATCATGGTAAAATCCCCCGCAGCGAAGGTGAGAGGAGGCTTTACTCTGGAGCCCAACCTGATGGAAAGTTTCT cCTTAGAGACAGAGATGCGTCGGGTTCTTATGCTCTCTCCATGATGTATGGGAAATCAGTGTACCACTATCAGATCCTCCAGGACAAATCGGGGAAATACTTAATGCCAGAGGGAACAAAGTTTGACACCATCTGGCAG CTGGTTGAGTACCTAAAGATGAAACCTGATGGCCTGGTGACTGTTCTCCGGGAAGCGTGTGTTAATGGCAAAGCTGCTGAAA AGACACCAAGTCTTCCTGCACCA AGGCCGAGTggcacacacagatacacaccgCCACCCCAAG TTGCAGGGGCCTCGAAGCAAACCGTCGTGCCTGCAGACCGTGATGTTCTACCAATGGACTGCAGCGGATTTAACCCATACCACAATCCGAATGAAGTGAGGAGGTTTAACATCAAGAGGGAGCAGCTAATGATAGATGAAGTGGAGCTTGGCTCTGGAAACTTCGGCTGCGTCAAGAAAGGAGTCCTTAAGTCTGAATC gGGCCACATCGATGTGGCCATCAAAGTGCTTAAGAGTGACAATGAAAAGCTGGTGAAGGAGGAGATGATGAGGGAGGCAGAGATCATGCACCAGCTGAGCAACCCCTTCATCGTTCGCATGCTGGGTCTGTGCAACGCTGAGAACCTGATGCTAGTCATGGAGATGGCCTCTGCCGGACCTCTCAACAAATTTCTCTCATCCAATAA GGATACTgtaactgtggagatgattgtcAACCTGATGCACCAGGTGTCAATGGGAATGAAGTATCTGGAGGAGAAGAACTTTGTCCACAGAGACTTAGCAGCTCGCAACGTCCTGCTGGTTAACCAACGGTTCGCCAAAATCAGTGACTTTGGGCTCTCCAAGGCCCTGGGAGCAGATGACAACTATTACAAG GCTCGTACTGCAGGTAAATGGCCACTGAAGTGGTACGCTCCAGAATGTATTAACTTTCACAAATTCTCCAGTAAAAGTGATGTGTGGAGTTTTGGTATCACCATGTGGGAGGCCTTTTCGTATGGAGGGAAACCTTACAAG AAAATGAAAGGACCAGATGTGATACGCTTCATTGATGCTGGGAACCGTATGGAGTGTCCACCAGCGTGTCCAGAGCGAATGTATACAGTGATGAAAGAATGCTGGACGTACAA GCATGAGGAGCGTCCTGACTTCAAGAAGGTCGAGGAGTCCATGAGGGCTTACCATTACTCCTTATCGAACAAGGCCAAGCCTGAGGGAGCTGCAGCCGCTGCTGAGCCTGTCGAGTAG
- the LOC123970820 gene encoding tyrosine-protein kinase ZAP-70 isoform X1, protein MSIDPAAELPFYYGSISRSDAEQHLKLAGMADGLFLLRQCFRSLGGYVLSIVWNLEFHHYTIEKLLNGTYCIAGGKPHCGPAELCEFYSKDPDGLVCNLRKPCLRSPDTLIRPGVFDSLRENMLREYVKQTWNLEGEAMEQAIISQAPQLEKLIATTAHEKMPWYHGKIPRSEGERRLYSGAQPDGKFLLRDRDASGSYALSMMYGKSVYHYQILQDKSGKYLMPEGTKFDTIWQLVEYLKMKPDGLVTVLREACVNGKAAEKTPSLPAPRPSGTHRYTPPPQAVAGASKQTVVPADRDVLPMDCSGFNPYHNPNEVRRFNIKREQLMIDEVELGSGNFGCVKKGVLKSESGHIDVAIKVLKSDNEKLVKEEMMREAEIMHQLSNPFIVRMLGLCNAENLMLVMEMASAGPLNKFLSSNKDTVTVEMIVNLMHQVSMGMKYLEEKNFVHRDLAARNVLLVNQRFAKISDFGLSKALGADDNYYKARTAGKWPLKWYAPECINFHKFSSKSDVWSFGITMWEAFSYGGKPYKKMKGPDVIRFIDAGNRMECPPACPERMYTVMKECWTYKHEERPDFKKVEESMRAYHYSLSNKAKPEGAAAAAEPVE, encoded by the exons ATGTCCATTGACCCTGCGGCCGAGCTGCCTTTTTACTACGGCAGCATCAGTCGCTCAGATGCCGAGCAGCATCTGAAGCTGGCTGGGATGGCTGACGGGCTCTTCTTGCTGCGTCAGTGTTTCCGCAGTCTGGGAGGCTACGTCCTGTCCATTGTGTGGAACCTGGAGTTCCACCATTACACCATAGAAAAGCTGCTCAATGGGACTTACTGCATAGCAGGAGGGAAGCCTCACTGTGGGCCTGCAGAGCTCTGTGAGTTTTACAGCAAAGACCCTGATGGGCTGGTGTGCAACCTGAGGAAGCCCTGTCTGCGCTCCCCAGACACACTGATACGACCTGGCGTGTTCGACAGCCTGAGAGAAAACATGCTGAGGGAGTATGTGAAGCAAACCTGGAACCTGGAG GGAGAAGCCATGGAGCAGGCCATCATCAGTCAAGCTCCTCAGCTGGAGAAACTGATCGCCACGACAGCCCATGAGAAGATGCCTTGGTATCATGGTAAAATCCCCCGCAGCGAAGGTGAGAGGAGGCTTTACTCTGGAGCCCAACCTGATGGAAAGTTTCT cCTTAGAGACAGAGATGCGTCGGGTTCTTATGCTCTCTCCATGATGTATGGGAAATCAGTGTACCACTATCAGATCCTCCAGGACAAATCGGGGAAATACTTAATGCCAGAGGGAACAAAGTTTGACACCATCTGGCAG CTGGTTGAGTACCTAAAGATGAAACCTGATGGCCTGGTGACTGTTCTCCGGGAAGCGTGTGTTAATGGCAAAGCTGCTGAAA AGACACCAAGTCTTCCTGCACCA AGGCCGAGTggcacacacagatacacaccgCCACCCCAAG CAGTTGCAGGGGCCTCGAAGCAAACCGTCGTGCCTGCAGACCGTGATGTTCTACCAATGGACTGCAGCGGATTTAACCCATACCACAATCCGAATGAAGTGAGGAGGTTTAACATCAAGAGGGAGCAGCTAATGATAGATGAAGTGGAGCTTGGCTCTGGAAACTTCGGCTGCGTCAAGAAAGGAGTCCTTAAGTCTGAATC gGGCCACATCGATGTGGCCATCAAAGTGCTTAAGAGTGACAATGAAAAGCTGGTGAAGGAGGAGATGATGAGGGAGGCAGAGATCATGCACCAGCTGAGCAACCCCTTCATCGTTCGCATGCTGGGTCTGTGCAACGCTGAGAACCTGATGCTAGTCATGGAGATGGCCTCTGCCGGACCTCTCAACAAATTTCTCTCATCCAATAA GGATACTgtaactgtggagatgattgtcAACCTGATGCACCAGGTGTCAATGGGAATGAAGTATCTGGAGGAGAAGAACTTTGTCCACAGAGACTTAGCAGCTCGCAACGTCCTGCTGGTTAACCAACGGTTCGCCAAAATCAGTGACTTTGGGCTCTCCAAGGCCCTGGGAGCAGATGACAACTATTACAAG GCTCGTACTGCAGGTAAATGGCCACTGAAGTGGTACGCTCCAGAATGTATTAACTTTCACAAATTCTCCAGTAAAAGTGATGTGTGGAGTTTTGGTATCACCATGTGGGAGGCCTTTTCGTATGGAGGGAAACCTTACAAG AAAATGAAAGGACCAGATGTGATACGCTTCATTGATGCTGGGAACCGTATGGAGTGTCCACCAGCGTGTCCAGAGCGAATGTATACAGTGATGAAAGAATGCTGGACGTACAA GCATGAGGAGCGTCCTGACTTCAAGAAGGTCGAGGAGTCCATGAGGGCTTACCATTACTCCTTATCGAACAAGGCCAAGCCTGAGGGAGCTGCAGCCGCTGCTGAGCCTGTCGAGTAG